The proteins below come from a single Denticeps clupeoides chromosome 15, fDenClu1.1, whole genome shotgun sequence genomic window:
- the LOC114764660 gene encoding protein Wnt-6-like, which translates to MMLLASSHVALAFIVVSPISVLRLWVFGSPLVMDPNSICRKTRRMGGGQSELCQSQPELIQEVTRGAKLGMRECQHQLRNHLWNCSSQGKLLDAILRQDIRETALVYAVTAAGVVHAVTHACSMGDLLQCGCASNPPSGGSQTPSAAAGGHWEWGGCGDDVGFGYEVSRQATNLRRSGHSDIRTLINLHNNEAGRLAVLSFMRVDCKCHGLSGSCSLRSCWRKMPPFRETGDWLLQRYQVALQVMGTNDGKSIVPVRAVAPPPNLHDLIYSAESPDFCLASVKLGSEGTQNRVCDSSDKGFGGCEWLCCGRGHRKYMIILEENCMCQFNWCCEVHCERCSLTRHINICL; encoded by the exons ATGATGCTCCTGGCGTCGAGTCACGTGGCTCTTGCCTTCATCGTCGTGAGTCCCATCAGCGTTCTGCGCTTGTG GGTGTTTGGAAGTCCTCTGGTTATGGATCCCAACAGCATCTGCAGGAAGACACGACGTATGGGTGGCGGACAGTCTGAGTTGTGCCAGTCTCAACCGGAATTGATCCAGGAGGTCACCAGGGGTGCCAAGCTGGGCATGAGGGAGTGTCAACATCAACTTCGCAACCATCTCTGGAACTGCAGCAGCCAGGGCAAGTTGCTGGATGCCATCCTGCGACAAG aTATCCGTGAAACTGCGCTTGTATATGCCGTCACGGCCGCAGGAGTGGTCCATGCTGTGACTCATGCCTGCAGTATGGGAGATCTGCTTCAGTGTGGGTGTGCAAGCAATCCCCCTTCCGGCGGCAGCCAGACCCCCAGTGCAGCAGCAGGGGGACACTGGGAATGGGGTGGCTGTGGGGACGATGTGGGATTCGGGTACGAGGTCTCCAGACAAGCCACTAACTTGAGGAGGAGTGGCCACAGCGACATCAGGACCCTGATTAATCTGCACAACAATGAAGCTGGGAGGCTG gcgGTGCTGAGCTTCATGCGGGTGGATTGTAAGTGCCACGGCTTGTCTGGATCCTGCTCCCTGCGCAGCTGCTGGAGGAAGATGCCGCCTTTCAGAGAGACGGGTGATTGGCTTTTACAGCGCTACCAGGTGGCTCTGCAGGTGATGGGCACCAACGACGGCAAATCCATTGTACCGGTCAGAGCAGTGGCCCCTCCCCCAAACCTGCATGACCTCATCTACTCTGCCGAGTCGCCAGACTTCTGCCTGGCCAGTGTCAAACTTGGGTCAGAGGGAACCCAGAATcgtgtgtgtgacagttcagACAAAGGATTTGGTGGGTGTGAGTGGCTCtgctgtgggcggggccatAGAAAGTACATGATCATACTCGAGGAGAACTGCATGTGCCAGTTCAATTGGTGCTGTGAGGTCCACTGTGAGAGATGCTCTCTGACCAGACATATCAACATCTGCCTCTGA